In one window of Leifsonia sp. NPDC080035 DNA:
- a CDS encoding penicillin-binding protein 2, with translation MVTKKMLRRRTALTVAAVAATVCILGVKLVDIQVVNADALQRKSINTKEASTTLYGNRGDIVAADGTVLATTVYTYSAQASPRDAVGKGASGRAKMVEAAKKIGAITGQGGDAVLKLFDDALKADPESQYVLIKSGMDVSMFDKLDKLPYGWLTFDKTQSRSYPNGAVAGNLLGYVSQAGNGGLEQSENSCLAGQNGEETYQRGADGVAIPGSTVVQKKAKDGGTVKLTVDSDMQWFAEQTLAQQVAATGSKFGFVTVAEAKTGKIKAIAQWPSLDPNNIDATDPSYWRLQSLTDPREPGSTFKALTAAMLVDQGKAGPETQVLAPYSWQSGNGADLHDSGYHDPLQLTLTGVLMMSSNTGMSQLGKRLTDQTRYDYMKKFGIGDDTGLPYPGESSGQLNPVKDWDDQTKYATMFGQGVSATQLQMVGAYQALANGGTRIPLTMVEGCEQADGTLTDVPKTTPVKVVSPQAAATTLGMMESVTTKGELAKQLQIPGYRVAAKTGTAQQADGHGGYLPSYYVSVMGVAPVDDPQYVVSVNLGFPTTITSSAAAAPLFHTIMSQVLKTYRVKPSTSSPADYPPYY, from the coding sequence ATGGTCACCAAGAAGATGCTCCGGCGGCGCACCGCGCTGACGGTCGCCGCTGTCGCCGCGACGGTCTGCATCCTCGGCGTCAAGCTGGTGGACATCCAGGTCGTGAACGCCGACGCGCTGCAGCGGAAGTCGATCAACACCAAGGAGGCGTCGACGACGCTGTACGGCAACCGCGGAGACATCGTCGCTGCGGACGGCACGGTGCTCGCGACCACGGTCTACACCTACAGCGCCCAGGCGTCGCCGCGGGATGCGGTGGGCAAGGGCGCGTCGGGACGCGCCAAGATGGTCGAGGCCGCGAAGAAGATCGGCGCGATCACCGGGCAGGGCGGCGACGCGGTGCTCAAGCTCTTCGACGACGCACTCAAGGCGGACCCGGAGTCGCAGTACGTCCTCATCAAGTCGGGCATGGATGTGAGCATGTTCGACAAGCTCGACAAGCTCCCGTACGGCTGGCTGACGTTCGACAAGACGCAGTCGCGCAGCTACCCGAACGGCGCCGTCGCGGGGAACCTGCTCGGCTACGTCTCGCAGGCGGGCAACGGCGGGCTCGAGCAGAGCGAGAACAGCTGCCTCGCCGGCCAGAACGGCGAGGAGACCTATCAGCGGGGCGCGGACGGCGTCGCCATCCCCGGGAGCACCGTCGTCCAGAAGAAGGCGAAGGACGGCGGGACCGTCAAGCTCACCGTCGACAGCGACATGCAGTGGTTCGCCGAGCAGACCCTCGCGCAGCAGGTGGCGGCCACCGGTTCGAAGTTCGGCTTCGTGACCGTGGCGGAGGCGAAGACCGGCAAGATCAAGGCGATCGCGCAGTGGCCCTCGCTCGACCCGAACAACATCGACGCGACCGACCCCTCGTACTGGCGGCTGCAGTCCCTGACCGACCCGCGCGAGCCGGGATCGACCTTCAAGGCGCTCACGGCGGCGATGCTGGTGGACCAGGGCAAGGCCGGTCCGGAGACCCAGGTGCTCGCCCCGTACTCGTGGCAGTCGGGCAACGGCGCCGACCTGCACGACTCCGGATACCACGACCCGCTGCAGCTCACGCTCACCGGCGTGCTGATGATGTCGTCCAACACCGGCATGTCCCAGCTCGGCAAGCGGCTCACCGACCAGACCCGCTACGACTACATGAAGAAGTTCGGGATCGGCGACGACACCGGCCTGCCGTACCCCGGGGAGTCCTCCGGACAGCTGAACCCGGTCAAGGACTGGGACGACCAGACCAAGTACGCCACCATGTTCGGCCAGGGCGTCTCGGCGACCCAGCTGCAGATGGTCGGTGCCTACCAGGCGCTCGCCAACGGCGGCACCCGCATCCCGCTCACGATGGTCGAGGGCTGCGAGCAGGCGGACGGCACGCTGACGGACGTCCCGAAGACCACACCGGTGAAGGTCGTCTCGCCCCAGGCGGCGGCGACGACACTCGGGATGATGGAGTCGGTGACCACCAAGGGCGAGCTCGCCAAGCAGCTCCAGATCCCGGGCTACCGGGTCGCCGCGAAGACCGGTACGGCCCAGCAGGCGGACGGCCACGGCGGCTACCTGCCGTCCTACTACGTGTCGGTCATGGGCGTCGCTCCGGTGGACGATCCACAGTACGTCGTTTCGGTCAACCTCGGCTTCCCGACTACCATTACTTCGTCGGCAGCCGCCGCTCCGCTGTTCCACACGATCATGAGTCAGGTGCTGAAGACCTACCGGGTGAAGCCCTCCACGTCGAGCCCGGCGGACTATCCGCCCTACTACTAG
- the rsmH gene encoding 16S rRNA (cytosine(1402)-N(4))-methyltransferase RsmH: protein MSDEPNSDIHTPVLLERCIELLAPALQEPGAVFVDATLGMGGHSAGVLERFPDVTLVGLDRDPEALAIAGERLARFGDRVHLVHTVYDGIRDALDGLGIPAVQGILFDLGVSSLQLDRVERGFSYSKDAPLDMRMDGTSELTAEVVLAEYSEADLRRIFRDYGEEKLAARYAKRIVDSRQTAPLVRSGQLVDLIQKATPAAVQRQGHPAKRVFQALRIEVNQELSVLERAIPAAIDALAVGGRIVVEAYQSLEDRIVKRELQTRSRSSAPAGLPVELPEHRPELKLLIRGAELADEEEKAANPRATPVRLRAAERVRRDS, encoded by the coding sequence ATGAGCGACGAGCCGAACTCCGACATCCACACCCCGGTGCTCCTCGAGCGCTGCATCGAACTGCTCGCGCCCGCCCTCCAGGAGCCGGGCGCCGTCTTCGTGGACGCGACCCTCGGGATGGGCGGCCACTCCGCCGGCGTGCTCGAGCGGTTCCCCGATGTCACCCTGGTCGGCCTCGACCGCGACCCCGAGGCGCTCGCGATCGCGGGGGAGCGGCTCGCCCGCTTCGGCGACCGGGTGCACCTCGTGCACACCGTCTACGACGGAATCCGCGACGCGCTCGACGGCCTCGGCATCCCCGCGGTGCAGGGCATCCTGTTCGACCTCGGGGTCTCCTCGTTGCAGCTCGACCGCGTCGAGCGCGGCTTCTCCTACTCCAAGGACGCGCCGCTGGACATGCGGATGGACGGCACGAGCGAACTGACCGCGGAGGTCGTCCTCGCCGAGTACTCCGAGGCGGACCTCCGCCGGATCTTCCGCGACTACGGCGAGGAGAAGCTCGCCGCCCGTTACGCGAAGCGCATCGTCGACAGCCGACAGACCGCGCCCCTGGTGCGCTCCGGGCAGCTGGTCGACCTCATCCAGAAGGCGACGCCGGCCGCCGTGCAGCGGCAGGGGCATCCCGCCAAGCGCGTCTTCCAGGCGCTGCGCATCGAGGTCAACCAGGAGCTGTCGGTGCTCGAGCGCGCCATCCCGGCCGCCATCGACGCCCTGGCCGTCGGCGGTCGCATCGTCGTCGAGGCGTACCAGTCGCTGGAGGACCGGATCGTCAAGCGCGAACTGCAGACGCGGTCCCGCTCGAGCGCGCCCGCCGGTCTGCCGGTTGAGCTGCCGGAGCACCGACCGGAACTGAAGCTGCTCATCCGCGGGGCCGAACTCGCGGACGAGGAAGAGAAGGCCGCCAACCCGAGGGCCACCCCGGTGCGCCTGCGCGCGGCCGAACGAGTGAGGAGGGACTCGTGA
- the mraZ gene encoding division/cell wall cluster transcriptional repressor MraZ, giving the protein MFLGTYAPKLDEKGRIILPAKFRDELASGLVLTRGQEHCVYVFSQREFESLHEKIRQAPVTSKQARDYLRVFLSGASAEVPDKQNRVTIPTTLRSYAGLDRDLVVIGAGSRAEIWDAEAWETYLAEQEATFANTEEEVIPGLF; this is encoded by the coding sequence ATGTTCCTCGGTACCTATGCCCCGAAACTGGACGAGAAGGGGCGCATCATCCTGCCGGCCAAATTCCGGGATGAACTCGCGTCCGGCCTCGTCCTCACCCGCGGCCAGGAGCACTGCGTCTACGTCTTCTCGCAGCGCGAGTTCGAATCGCTCCACGAGAAGATCCGGCAGGCGCCGGTGACGAGCAAGCAGGCCCGCGACTACCTGCGCGTGTTCCTCTCGGGAGCGAGCGCGGAGGTCCCGGACAAGCAGAACCGGGTGACCATCCCGACCACGCTGCGCTCGTACGCGGGGCTCGATCGCGACCTGGTCGTGATCGGAGCGGGAAGCCGCGCGGAGATCTGGGACGCCGAGGCGTGGGAGACCTACCTCGCGGAGCAGGAAGCGACGTTCGCGAACACGGAGGAGGAGGTGATCCCGGGACTGTTCTAG
- a CDS encoding DUF3040 domain-containing protein: protein MPLSEHEQRLLEEMERSLYQNDADFVAKVGGKRARPAYRSIVLGVLIAVVGVAVLIVGVFFQLPIVGILGFVVMFAGVLLAIAPGKRVAVDPDAPAAKGAGGSSRTQPGFMDRMNDRWDKRQDGQG, encoded by the coding sequence ATGCCGCTTTCGGAACACGAGCAGCGCCTCCTCGAAGAGATGGAACGCAGTCTCTATCAGAACGATGCAGACTTCGTCGCCAAGGTGGGAGGCAAGCGGGCGCGCCCCGCGTACCGCTCCATCGTGCTCGGCGTGCTGATCGCCGTCGTCGGCGTCGCGGTGCTCATCGTCGGTGTCTTCTTCCAGCTGCCGATCGTCGGCATCCTGGGCTTCGTCGTGATGTTCGCCGGCGTGCTGCTGGCCATCGCCCCGGGCAAGAGGGTCGCCGTCGACCCGGACGCGCCCGCCGCCAAGGGCGCGGGCGGGTCGTCCCGCACCCAGCCCGGCTTCATGGACAGGATGAACGACCGCTGGGACAAGAGGCAGGACGGTCAGGGCTAG
- a CDS encoding polyprenyl synthetase family protein — translation MSESIRFVDLIQSRIDGFLDARASILVSIADELAPIAAFSRDFLSGGKRFRALFCFWGWQAVRSAGDDAADGPVTAGGPLDAVVSVASALELFHAAALVHDDLIDNSDTRRGAPSAHRRFERLHDEQGWQGSGASFGTGSATLLGDFLLILSDELFDEGLTQTVSPAARRAARAEFNRMRLDVTAGQYLDIFEEIGWQGRPDADQLARAERVIVYKSAKYSIESPLLIGASLAGATVGQLDALRGFGLPLGIAYQLRDDLLGVFGDAEVTGKPSGDDLREGKRTVLIALTREAVPAGARATLDELLGDPELTAQQIQTLQMTIRESGAVDKVERMIADNVERAIAALDAAPIGESAKAQLRDLAVTVTRRSA, via the coding sequence GTGTCAGAAAGCATCCGATTCGTCGACCTCATCCAGTCCAGAATCGATGGATTCCTCGATGCACGTGCATCCATTCTCGTCTCCATCGCCGATGAACTCGCGCCGATCGCGGCGTTTTCGAGGGATTTTCTCAGCGGAGGCAAGCGGTTCCGTGCCCTGTTCTGCTTCTGGGGCTGGCAGGCGGTCCGCAGTGCGGGCGACGACGCCGCCGACGGACCCGTCACGGCGGGCGGCCCGCTGGATGCGGTGGTCTCCGTGGCCAGCGCCCTCGAGCTCTTCCACGCCGCCGCACTCGTGCACGACGACCTCATCGACAACTCCGACACCCGGCGCGGGGCGCCCTCCGCGCACCGGCGCTTCGAGCGCCTCCACGACGAGCAGGGCTGGCAGGGTTCCGGCGCGAGTTTCGGCACCGGCTCCGCGACCCTCCTCGGGGACTTCCTGCTCATCCTGAGCGACGAGCTCTTCGACGAGGGCCTCACCCAGACCGTGAGCCCGGCCGCCCGCCGCGCCGCACGCGCGGAGTTCAACCGGATGCGCCTGGACGTCACCGCCGGCCAGTACCTCGACATCTTCGAGGAGATCGGCTGGCAGGGCCGCCCGGACGCCGACCAGCTCGCGCGCGCCGAGCGCGTGATCGTCTACAAGTCGGCCAAGTACTCCATCGAATCCCCGCTGCTGATCGGCGCCAGCCTCGCCGGCGCCACCGTCGGCCAGCTCGACGCCTTGCGGGGCTTCGGCCTGCCCCTCGGCATCGCCTACCAGCTGCGGGACGACCTGCTCGGGGTGTTCGGCGACGCTGAGGTCACCGGCAAGCCGAGCGGAGACGACCTGCGCGAGGGCAAGCGAACGGTCCTCATCGCCCTCACCAGGGAGGCGGTGCCGGCGGGCGCGCGGGCGACGCTCGACGAACTGCTCGGCGACCCGGAACTGACGGCGCAGCAGATCCAGACGCTGCAGATGACCATCCGCGAGTCGGGAGCCGTGGACAAGGTCGAGCGGATGATCGCCGACAACGTCGAGCGGGCCATCGCGGCGCTGGACGCCGCGCCGATCGGCGAGAGCGCGAAGGCTCAGCTGCGCGACCTGGCCGTCACGGTCACGCGCCGGAGCGCCTGA
- a CDS encoding Rv2175c family DNA-binding protein has protein sequence MSEHVLATEWLTIPDLVDQLGLGVSRVRRLIEDKHLGAKRVDGVLKVPAAFLRDGEPLGELHGTLIVLADAGFDDEEAVDWMLTEEESLGATPIDALRAGRKAEVRRVAQALA, from the coding sequence GTGAGTGAGCACGTCCTGGCCACCGAGTGGCTGACCATTCCCGACCTCGTCGACCAGCTCGGACTCGGCGTCAGCCGCGTCCGCCGTCTGATCGAGGACAAGCACCTCGGCGCCAAGCGTGTCGACGGCGTTCTCAAAGTCCCCGCTGCGTTCCTGCGCGACGGGGAGCCGCTCGGCGAGCTGCACGGCACGCTGATCGTCCTGGCGGACGCCGGCTTCGACGACGAAGAGGCAGTGGACTGGATGCTCACCGAGGAGGAGAGCCTGGGCGCCACTCCGATCGACGCTCTGCGCGCCGGCCGGAAGGCCGAGGTGCGCCGAGTCGCCCAGGCGCTGGCCTGA
- a CDS encoding LysM peptidoglycan-binding domain-containing protein, with protein MALIESAAGSADDRARKRRVGILGTVPIAVAGSIAVTLGLVSPAQAAAPADAERAKEKPQQPTGPQDTITSSIPTGRQTSEAQTSVAAAPSTYTVRTGDTVSAIAARFGLSTASVLARNGLSWKSLIFPGQVLALGGGSAAHAAPRTPTAPAPAVGTKYKVVSGDTISGIAARFGVSTKSVLSANGLSSSSLIFPGQLVTIPGMVTAAVSTPIAPHASVSAPGPSLTVQPGRVVALTDEMRANAALIVRVGREQGVPDQGIVVALAAAAQESGLRNVRYGDRDSLGLFQQRPSTGWGTAAQVLDPVRATKAFYGGAGNPNKGRTRGLLDIPGWTRMSVTQAAQAVQISAFPGAYAKWESSARAWLAQLG; from the coding sequence ATGGCTCTGATCGAGAGCGCAGCAGGCAGCGCGGACGACCGCGCCAGGAAGCGGCGGGTCGGCATCCTCGGCACCGTCCCGATCGCGGTCGCGGGTTCGATCGCCGTGACGCTCGGCCTCGTCTCCCCCGCGCAGGCAGCGGCACCGGCCGACGCCGAGCGCGCGAAGGAGAAGCCGCAGCAGCCGACCGGGCCCCAGGACACGATCACCTCCAGCATCCCGACCGGCCGGCAGACGTCGGAGGCGCAGACCTCCGTCGCCGCGGCACCGTCGACCTACACCGTGCGTACGGGCGACACCGTCTCGGCGATCGCGGCGCGCTTCGGGCTGTCGACCGCCAGCGTGCTCGCCCGGAACGGGCTCAGCTGGAAGAGCCTCATCTTCCCCGGCCAGGTGCTCGCACTCGGAGGCGGCTCGGCCGCGCACGCGGCTCCGCGCACGCCCACCGCGCCCGCTCCCGCCGTGGGAACGAAGTACAAGGTCGTCTCCGGCGACACGATCTCCGGCATCGCCGCGCGGTTCGGCGTGTCGACGAAGTCCGTGCTCAGCGCGAACGGCCTCAGCTCGTCCAGCCTGATCTTCCCCGGCCAGCTCGTCACCATCCCCGGGATGGTGACCGCGGCCGTCAGCACGCCGATCGCACCGCACGCGTCCGTCTCCGCCCCCGGTCCCTCGCTCACCGTGCAGCCGGGCAGGGTCGTCGCGCTCACCGACGAGATGCGGGCGAACGCCGCACTCATCGTGCGCGTCGGCCGCGAGCAGGGGGTGCCCGATCAGGGCATCGTCGTCGCCCTCGCGGCCGCGGCCCAGGAGTCGGGGCTGCGGAACGTCCGCTACGGCGACCGCGACTCCCTCGGCCTCTTCCAGCAGCGCCCGAGCACCGGTTGGGGCACAGCGGCCCAGGTGCTCGACCCCGTCCGCGCCACCAAGGCCTTCTACGGCGGGGCCGGCAACCCCAACAAGGGCCGCACCCGCGGGCTGCTCGACATCCCGGGGTGGACGCGGATGAGCGTCACCCAGGCCGCCCAGGCCGTCCAGATCTCCGCATTCCCCGGCGCGTATGCCAAGTGGGAGTCCTCGGCGCGCGCGTGGCTCGCGCAGCTCGGCTGA